From the genome of Thermogutta terrifontis, one region includes:
- a CDS encoding PPC domain-containing protein: MKKKCLPFFLAVLIAILTEHIALPQPYIGYVYPAGAQQGTTVQVRLGGQRLAIPQGAIVSGKGVEAKLVEYRWYLNNQEVAVMQEQLRILENQAKEKEKAGQKIDEATQRMMDRLRERIAEWQNFPANRSIVDLAIVEIKVAPDADPGPREIRLVTTQGPTNPVVFYVSQFPEVVRKPLKSCPKPILGNEQAAEIRRPPEEKEVKVSIPCVVNGQIAPGFVDAYRFEAKKGQRLVIKASTRELIPYIADAVPGWFQAVLTLYDANGREVAFSDSFRFDPDPVIYYEVPEDGEYVLTISDALFRGREDFVYRVSIAEAPFITHIFPLGSQVGQPVSLEVKGWNTEGAQVEMPPQDAGPGIHFVRAVRNGLVSNRVPFARDTLPEVMEKEPNNQPDQAQPVSLPAIINGRIDQPGDWDVFRVEGKAGQTLVAEVMARRLNSPLDSLLRITDASGKLLAINDDYEDPGMGQMTYHADSYIMFQLPADGTYLVYLGDTTRHGGEEYAYRLRLSEPRPDFALRVIPSALAIRSQSTAALRVYAIRKDGFEGDIQVSLKDPPEGFANSPVILRANQEMVSLGVKTTLKDSNGAVPLTVIGKAKIGDQEIVHEAVAAEDKMQAFLWRHLLPVGDLVAQVYDPSYQPQPKRTPPQVPPELVEAARKAIKEAGRAPFSKSQVAGRVRMLNVLYENEFLTDEFYLAKMAECAAAEE; the protein is encoded by the coding sequence ATGAAAAAGAAATGCCTTCCTTTCTTCCTCGCAGTGCTGATCGCGATTCTGACGGAACACATCGCTCTGCCACAGCCTTACATCGGGTATGTCTATCCTGCGGGGGCCCAGCAGGGCACGACGGTGCAGGTTCGTCTCGGCGGCCAGCGACTTGCCATCCCTCAAGGTGCGATTGTCTCCGGAAAAGGGGTGGAGGCGAAACTCGTGGAGTACCGCTGGTATCTCAACAATCAGGAAGTCGCCGTCATGCAGGAACAGCTCCGAATCCTGGAAAACCAGGCCAAGGAGAAGGAAAAAGCCGGCCAGAAGATCGATGAAGCCACGCAACGCATGATGGACCGACTGCGCGAACGGATCGCCGAATGGCAGAATTTCCCGGCCAATCGGTCGATCGTGGATCTGGCGATCGTGGAAATCAAGGTGGCTCCCGATGCCGATCCAGGTCCGCGCGAAATCCGGCTGGTGACCACGCAGGGCCCAACCAATCCAGTCGTGTTTTACGTCAGTCAATTCCCCGAGGTGGTCCGGAAGCCGCTTAAATCGTGCCCCAAACCGATCCTCGGCAATGAACAGGCTGCTGAAATCCGCCGTCCGCCGGAAGAGAAAGAAGTTAAGGTGAGCATCCCCTGCGTGGTGAATGGACAGATCGCGCCTGGGTTTGTGGACGCCTACCGCTTCGAGGCCAAAAAGGGTCAGCGATTGGTGATTAAAGCGTCCACGCGAGAACTGATTCCGTACATTGCGGACGCGGTACCCGGTTGGTTTCAGGCGGTACTTACTCTCTATGACGCCAATGGTCGCGAGGTTGCATTCAGCGATAGCTTTCGATTCGACCCTGATCCCGTCATCTATTACGAGGTCCCGGAAGACGGTGAGTATGTGCTCACCATCTCCGATGCCCTTTTCCGGGGCCGGGAAGATTTCGTCTATCGGGTCTCCATTGCCGAGGCGCCCTTCATCACGCATATCTTTCCCCTGGGAAGCCAAGTCGGGCAACCCGTTTCCCTGGAGGTGAAAGGTTGGAATACGGAAGGCGCCCAGGTGGAAATGCCGCCGCAAGATGCTGGGCCTGGGATTCATTTCGTCCGCGCGGTCCGAAACGGCCTGGTTTCCAATCGTGTGCCGTTTGCGCGGGACACCCTCCCCGAAGTGATGGAAAAAGAACCCAATAACCAGCCAGATCAGGCCCAACCTGTTTCCCTCCCGGCGATCATCAACGGCCGGATTGATCAACCAGGCGACTGGGACGTTTTTCGTGTGGAAGGCAAGGCAGGCCAAACGCTTGTGGCGGAAGTCATGGCACGACGGCTGAACTCTCCGCTGGACTCCTTGCTCCGGATTACCGATGCGAGCGGTAAACTTCTCGCCATCAACGATGATTATGAAGATCCGGGAATGGGCCAGATGACGTATCACGCCGACTCTTACATCATGTTCCAGTTACCGGCGGATGGAACGTATCTCGTCTACTTGGGGGACACAACGCGACACGGCGGCGAGGAATACGCTTATCGCCTGCGATTAAGTGAACCACGCCCTGATTTTGCCCTCCGGGTAATCCCGTCAGCGTTAGCCATTCGTAGCCAAAGCACCGCCGCCCTGCGGGTGTACGCAATCCGGAAAGACGGGTTCGAGGGCGATATCCAGGTCAGCCTGAAGGATCCGCCGGAAGGTTTTGCCAATTCCCCGGTGATTCTTCGGGCCAATCAGGAAATGGTCTCGCTCGGAGTGAAGACTACACTGAAGGACTCCAACGGGGCGGTACCGCTCACGGTGATCGGGAAGGCCAAGATCGGCGACCAGGAGATTGTCCATGAGGCCGTCGCCGCCGAGGACAAGATGCAGGCGTTTCTATGGCGGCACCTGCTTCCCGTGGGAGACTTGGTGGCCCAGGTGTACGATCCTTCCTATCAGCCGCAGCCAAAGCGTACTCCGCCCCAGGTCCCGCCGGAATTGGTGGAGGCCGCTCGAAAGGCCATTAAGGAAGCTGGCCGGGCTCCGTTCAGCAAATCCCAGGTAGCCGGTCGCGTTCGGATGCTGAATGTGCTCTATGAGAACGAATTCCTGACGGACGAGTTTTATCTCGCCAAGATGGCCGAGTGTGCCGCGGCTGAG
- a CDS encoding DUF1501 domain-containing protein yields the protein MVKDERLTETRVSRREVLRHGVYGAGGMLLGSTLAKSIGALEAASPTAPKIEPKAKSIIQIFLWGGMSHNDTWDPKPGTGRDYLGEFTDVIETNVPGIQLSGLFPKLAKQADKFSLIRSMTHGNNGHETAAYIMQTGHLPGERLAYPSIGAVFAYFKGKDYKGIIPPYVVLTRSPGRFSEEGFLGPNYKSFATGGDPNATRFEVEGVVARGITDDRQKARRELLDKLNTFGRLVVDHPEIALAEESKRTAYELILGPGREVFDLSKEDPKLRDAYGRHTFGQCCLVARRLVEAGVPYIVINYPGGWDTHSNHFATMRRQCPQLDEGLAMLLQDLHDRGLLETTLVWCTGEFGRTPKVSWEPPWNGGRHHYGNVFTVLVAGGGFKGGRVVGASDEVGAAVKERPVYPVDLLGTIYALGGIDYTAKLPHPEGLDAPVLPEPNDRVKSAGLLTELIA from the coding sequence ATGGTGAAGGATGAACGTCTCACAGAAACGCGTGTGTCTCGCCGGGAGGTCCTCCGACATGGGGTGTACGGTGCAGGTGGAATGCTTCTGGGCAGCACCCTGGCAAAATCCATCGGTGCTCTGGAGGCCGCATCACCGACCGCACCCAAGATCGAGCCCAAGGCGAAGTCCATCATCCAGATTTTCCTCTGGGGTGGAATGTCCCATAACGACACATGGGACCCGAAACCCGGCACAGGACGGGATTATCTGGGCGAATTCACGGACGTCATCGAGACCAATGTACCGGGAATTCAGCTCAGTGGCCTGTTCCCCAAACTGGCCAAGCAGGCCGATAAGTTCTCGCTCATTCGCAGTATGACCCATGGTAACAACGGGCATGAGACGGCCGCCTACATCATGCAGACCGGTCATCTGCCCGGAGAACGCCTGGCCTATCCGAGCATCGGCGCCGTGTTCGCGTACTTTAAGGGCAAAGACTACAAGGGGATCATCCCCCCTTACGTCGTTCTTACCCGCTCCCCGGGGCGGTTCTCGGAAGAGGGTTTTTTGGGCCCCAACTACAAGTCGTTTGCGACCGGTGGTGATCCGAACGCGACACGGTTCGAGGTGGAGGGTGTCGTGGCACGGGGAATCACCGACGACCGTCAGAAGGCCCGACGCGAGCTGCTGGACAAGCTGAACACGTTCGGCCGCTTGGTCGTGGACCATCCCGAAATTGCCCTCGCGGAAGAGAGCAAGCGAACAGCGTATGAGCTGATCCTCGGGCCCGGTCGAGAGGTATTTGACCTCAGCAAGGAAGACCCGAAACTCCGCGATGCCTACGGCCGGCATACGTTTGGCCAGTGCTGCCTTGTCGCGCGACGGCTGGTGGAAGCCGGAGTTCCCTACATTGTCATCAACTATCCTGGCGGGTGGGATACACACAGCAACCATTTCGCCACCATGCGGCGGCAATGCCCGCAGCTTGACGAAGGGCTGGCCATGCTCCTGCAGGACCTCCACGATCGCGGCCTCTTGGAGACCACACTTGTTTGGTGCACGGGCGAATTTGGGCGAACGCCGAAGGTTTCCTGGGAGCCACCGTGGAATGGCGGACGACACCACTATGGTAATGTGTTCACCGTCCTTGTGGCCGGTGGCGGCTTCAAGGGTGGCCGGGTGGTGGGCGCCTCGGACGAAGTGGGCGCTGCTGTCAAGGAACGGCCGGTTTACCCAGTGGACCTCCTGGGTACGATTTACGCCCTCGGTGGTATTGACTACACGGCCAAACTCCCGCACCCGGAAGGCCTGGATGCCCCCGTGCTTCCAGAACCCAATGACCGCGTGAAGTCCGCGGGCCTGCTGACGGAATTGATCGCCTGA
- a CDS encoding sigma-70 family RNA polymerase sigma factor has protein sequence MSEVAKVSTDYRIPAMKELCLQVVRFTPRAKKIEQMARAEALLSEIKPDKFYPYSTICYKITRFRPDKNIGEFLGEDLRHDLILFIEDVAESVPLKPEEVNEKYYTLQELAEKFNVSTKTITRWRRAGLVSRRFLVDGRVRLGFLESTVDRFAKEEEKRIKRASQFSQLSPQERDAIIERARRLAQAGACRPEVTRRLALRTGRSMETIRYILQQFDQANPEMAIFPETRGPLSEETKERIYRDYRAGESLDVIAKRYCLTRARVTRIIDEMRAKRIMELPLDYIPNEMFEKVTPEQEKEILGPPPPAERPQRAAKLPQGLPPYLASLYEVPLLTQEQEVHLFRKMNYLKYKASKLREQLRQEMDARKRPNRALMDEIERLYEESVKTKNEIISANLRLVVSIAKRHVGPAENFFELVSDGNMSLIRAVEKFDYSRGNKFSTYASWAIMKNFARTIPDEHRYRERFRTSQNELFTLTQDERSDQVEQEANQLQREIQIQNILQRLDERERQIIIRRFGLDRQQEPLTLKEVGAELGVTKERVRQLEARAISKLRKLAEEEKIDLSDLE, from the coding sequence ATGAGCGAGGTCGCAAAAGTCAGTACCGATTATCGTATCCCGGCCATGAAGGAGCTTTGCCTCCAGGTGGTCCGGTTTACACCCCGAGCCAAAAAGATTGAGCAGATGGCACGGGCGGAAGCCCTTTTGAGCGAAATCAAGCCCGACAAGTTTTATCCTTATAGCACCATTTGTTACAAAATCACCCGTTTTCGGCCAGACAAAAATATCGGCGAGTTTCTCGGCGAAGATCTGCGTCACGACCTGATTCTGTTCATCGAGGATGTCGCCGAATCCGTGCCGCTTAAGCCCGAAGAAGTGAATGAGAAATACTACACCCTCCAGGAGTTGGCGGAGAAATTCAATGTCTCCACGAAGACGATTACCAGGTGGCGGCGAGCGGGCCTCGTCAGTCGCCGGTTCCTGGTGGACGGGCGGGTTCGACTGGGCTTTCTGGAAAGCACCGTCGATCGCTTTGCCAAAGAGGAGGAAAAGCGAATCAAACGGGCGTCCCAGTTCAGCCAACTTAGTCCTCAGGAACGCGATGCCATCATCGAGCGGGCAAGGCGACTGGCCCAGGCCGGTGCTTGTCGTCCGGAAGTGACACGGCGGTTAGCCCTTCGCACAGGAAGAAGCATGGAAACCATTCGATACATATTGCAACAATTCGATCAGGCCAATCCCGAAATGGCGATCTTCCCGGAAACGCGGGGGCCGCTCAGCGAAGAAACCAAGGAGCGGATCTACCGCGATTACCGGGCGGGGGAGTCTCTGGATGTGATCGCCAAGCGGTACTGTCTCACCCGCGCCCGCGTTACGCGGATCATCGACGAAATGCGGGCCAAGCGGATTATGGAGTTGCCGCTGGATTACATTCCCAACGAAATGTTCGAGAAGGTGACTCCCGAGCAGGAGAAGGAGATTCTCGGACCTCCTCCGCCTGCGGAGCGCCCGCAGCGCGCGGCAAAGCTACCGCAGGGATTGCCGCCCTATCTTGCCAGTCTGTACGAGGTCCCGCTCCTCACGCAGGAGCAGGAAGTTCATCTCTTCCGGAAGATGAACTACCTCAAGTACAAAGCGTCCAAGCTCCGCGAACAATTGCGCCAAGAGATGGACGCCAGAAAGCGTCCCAACCGGGCCCTCATGGACGAGATCGAACGACTCTATGAGGAGTCGGTTAAGACCAAGAACGAGATCATATCGGCAAACCTCCGCCTGGTGGTGTCGATTGCCAAGCGACACGTGGGACCGGCTGAAAACTTCTTCGAGCTGGTCAGCGATGGCAATATGTCGCTCATTCGGGCGGTGGAGAAATTCGACTACTCCCGCGGCAATAAATTCAGCACCTACGCGAGCTGGGCAATCATGAAGAATTTCGCCCGAACCATCCCGGACGAACACCGTTATCGGGAGCGGTTCCGGACCAGCCAGAACGAACTCTTCACTCTGACCCAGGACGAGCGGTCGGACCAGGTGGAGCAGGAGGCCAACCAACTCCAGCGGGAAATTCAAATCCAGAATATTCTCCAGCGGTTGGACGAGCGCGAGCGGCAGATCATCATCCGACGGTTCGGCCTCGATCGGCAACAGGAACCGCTGACCCTCAAGGAGGTGGGGGCTGAGTTGGGCGTAACGAAGGAACGTGTTCGGCAGCTTGAAGCCCGGGCGATTAGCAAGCTCCGCAAGCTGGCAGAGGAAGAGAAGATCGATCTCTCCGATCTCGAATAA
- a CDS encoding SHD1 domain-containing protein, translating into MTLRKFIPAVTLFLVSMAWASGEEFRRWSDVTGRFTIQARLITVDGNLAILEQKDGTKVAVEIEKLSPQDRSYLDSLMAENPFKPLREDSAKQPEVARPSEEPPAPPEPKSPLPKAPSGKESFQPYFLAHGGPVAVNWTAVKPISVNPGVGWQVMVPEVALPSPQPKTIALPPKTDFFDEISAMVVHPQAKWAVVKLTNRRPGMPRTSERIVICDLTSGRTAVASRSGPAQTPLAIYCEGTSSRRYFLFRRDEFGFGNQDTLFIHSLIPASGSEEGKLDSPVSLTTLATWVPYDTKKGVGRDVKWADFPDERTLVTCSGDGLIAIWNLETMQPEASLPTGFGHVPALSPHRQWLAFATRNEVGILDLKRRQVIAVQQAPQQLNFPVLAFSPSGRQLASLANRSSIHVWDVATGKLEASFSLPTGLAVQKDTLVFPHDDFVLIGNRYLFHWRSQLLVWEYDDLGPTATVGDLVCAAVDPRAGSETGVRALVLTHVPHAAAFQAIDRALHNPETFAFRRGIPVKIDVSAVPEDGREKVREILTERLRSMDCNIEPDARVAIVAAVTGPKERTVSYIHSGDYKVKEYILSLKIVVGTQVLWETSAGGVPFILFLRPGENVGQKLKELTSKPNYEWFKLVALPQYLPDVPVRGTVALGRGPLPITN; encoded by the coding sequence ATGACTCTTCGCAAGTTCATTCCGGCGGTGACGCTTTTCCTTGTAAGCATGGCCTGGGCAAGCGGCGAGGAATTCCGCCGCTGGTCCGACGTGACCGGCCGTTTCACTATCCAGGCACGACTCATCACGGTGGACGGCAATCTCGCTATCCTGGAGCAGAAGGATGGCACGAAAGTGGCCGTGGAGATCGAAAAACTGAGTCCCCAGGACCGCTCCTATTTGGATAGCCTGATGGCCGAGAACCCATTTAAGCCATTACGGGAGGATTCGGCAAAGCAACCGGAAGTCGCCCGGCCGTCAGAAGAGCCACCAGCCCCACCCGAACCGAAGTCGCCACTGCCAAAGGCACCATCCGGCAAAGAATCTTTCCAACCATATTTTCTCGCCCATGGTGGGCCGGTGGCCGTCAACTGGACAGCCGTCAAACCGATTTCGGTTAATCCGGGAGTGGGCTGGCAAGTCATGGTCCCGGAAGTCGCGCTGCCCAGCCCCCAGCCCAAAACCATCGCACTGCCACCCAAAACGGACTTCTTCGATGAAATCAGCGCGATGGTCGTTCATCCCCAGGCGAAATGGGCGGTTGTCAAATTGACGAATCGTCGGCCAGGGATGCCCAGAACATCGGAACGGATTGTCATTTGCGATCTCACGTCGGGGCGGACGGCGGTAGCCTCACGTTCTGGACCCGCGCAGACCCCGCTGGCAATTTACTGCGAGGGCACTTCTTCCCGCCGCTATTTTCTGTTCCGCCGGGACGAGTTCGGCTTTGGAAACCAGGACACGTTGTTTATTCACAGCCTCATTCCCGCTTCGGGAAGCGAGGAGGGAAAACTCGACTCTCCGGTTTCGCTCACCACGCTCGCGACATGGGTTCCGTATGACACGAAAAAGGGTGTTGGACGGGATGTGAAATGGGCTGATTTCCCCGATGAGCGGACGCTGGTCACGTGCAGCGGCGATGGACTCATCGCCATCTGGAACCTGGAAACGATGCAGCCTGAGGCAAGTCTCCCCACGGGATTCGGACATGTTCCCGCGCTCAGTCCGCATCGTCAATGGCTGGCGTTTGCCACCCGGAACGAAGTCGGCATCCTGGATTTGAAAAGACGGCAAGTGATCGCGGTGCAACAGGCTCCGCAACAGCTAAATTTCCCTGTGCTCGCGTTTAGTCCTTCGGGGCGGCAACTGGCGTCTCTGGCAAATCGATCGTCTATCCACGTTTGGGATGTAGCGACGGGCAAGCTCGAAGCGAGCTTTTCACTGCCCACCGGCCTCGCCGTTCAAAAGGACACCCTCGTCTTTCCTCACGACGATTTTGTTTTGATCGGAAATCGCTATCTGTTTCACTGGAGGTCGCAACTTCTAGTCTGGGAATATGACGATCTTGGGCCCACGGCGACAGTGGGCGATCTCGTTTGTGCAGCGGTGGACCCCCGAGCAGGGAGCGAGACTGGGGTGAGGGCTCTCGTGCTGACGCACGTGCCTCATGCCGCGGCGTTTCAGGCGATCGATCGGGCTCTCCATAACCCGGAAACCTTCGCCTTCCGAAGAGGCATCCCTGTAAAAATTGACGTTTCGGCTGTTCCTGAAGACGGTCGAGAAAAGGTTCGAGAAATTCTCACCGAGCGGCTGCGGAGCATGGATTGCAACATCGAGCCTGACGCCCGGGTCGCGATTGTTGCGGCAGTCACCGGTCCCAAAGAACGCACGGTGTCATACATCCACTCCGGCGACTACAAGGTGAAGGAATACATATTATCGCTAAAAATTGTGGTCGGCACGCAGGTGCTTTGGGAAACATCCGCGGGGGGCGTTCCCTTCATTCTGTTTTTACGACCGGGCGAGAACGTGGGACAGAAACTCAAGGAATTAACGTCCAAACCCAATTATGAGTGGTTCAAGTTGGTGGCACTGCCGCAATACCTGCCGGACGTTCCTGTGAGAGGTACCGTCGCTCTGGGCCGCGGCCCTCTTCCAATAACTAACTGA
- the tmk gene encoding dTMP kinase — MFIAIEGGDGTGKTTQVELLCRWLEEQGHVVTRCRDPGGTVLGESIRSILLHRDDIPMCLEAETLLYMAARAQLVRETIRPALAAGKIVVSDRYLLSNIAYQGYGGGLPVEEVRKIGLFATGGLLPDLTVVLDMPVEEALARIDRTLDRLESRGREFLERVRDGFLQEAVRAADRIAVVRADRPVEEVHAAIRRIVESMLVSRRSAT; from the coding sequence ATGTTCATTGCAATTGAAGGTGGAGACGGAACCGGAAAAACGACGCAGGTCGAGTTGCTCTGCCGATGGTTGGAGGAGCAGGGCCACGTCGTGACGCGCTGTCGCGATCCCGGGGGCACCGTACTGGGAGAATCCATCCGTTCGATTCTCCTTCATCGCGATGACATCCCCATGTGCCTCGAAGCGGAGACACTCCTTTACATGGCTGCCCGGGCGCAACTTGTTCGCGAGACCATTCGACCGGCTTTGGCGGCCGGAAAAATTGTGGTTTCCGACCGGTACCTGCTTTCCAATATCGCTTACCAGGGGTACGGTGGTGGCCTTCCCGTGGAAGAAGTTCGGAAGATCGGTCTCTTTGCCACCGGCGGATTGTTACCGGACCTGACGGTTGTGCTCGATATGCCTGTCGAGGAAGCATTAGCCAGGATCGATCGCACGCTCGATCGTCTGGAATCGCGCGGACGGGAGTTTCTGGAGAGAGTCCGCGACGGGTTTCTGCAGGAGGCCGTGCGTGCTGCGGACCGAATAGCCGTAGTCCGGGCGGACCGACCTGTGGAAGAAGTTCATGCAGCCATTCGGCGGATTGTCGAGTCGATGCTGGTTTCCCGGAGATCCGCGACGTAG
- a CDS encoding DUF1553 domain-containing protein, with amino-acid sequence MQLRFLSAIVQRLHSLAERCPLMRNFTVLGVLLCALLVCQGFVRGEEATNIFESPTPPQPAGELDRIVFAKLEQLGIKPVLCSDAVFVRRVYLDMLGKLPTSAEVREFLADQSPDKRTRLVDRLMERREFVDYWAMKWADTLRIKAEIPVNLWPNGARAFHRFVWASLAANKPYDQFVREMLTASGSNFRVGAVNFYRAVQDRSPTGIASVVALTFMGVRTDHWPKERLDGLAVFFSQIAYKPTSEWKEEVVFWDPWGLRLVPSNFVPGRDTPGTVRPKPADEVISPVPPPISSEPLVGVFPDGTKVTIPPDKDPREVLADWLIRPENPWFTKCIVNRVWAWIMGRGIIHEPDDIRDDNPPSNPELLAYLEKEMIQSGYNLRHLYRIILTSQTYQFSSIPRNSSPEAMANFASYLPRRLEAEVLIDAINDITGTSDLYTSAIPEPFTYMPRDVSAVSLADGSIISPFLTLFGRSARATGAFNERSNKPTPSQWLHMLNSSAIYSKLVSGPKLTALFRSGRPIPEIVEELYLTILSRSPSPEELQACREYIEKSRARTEAMVDVAWALINSPEFLYRH; translated from the coding sequence ATGCAACTTCGTTTTCTGTCGGCGATTGTGCAGCGATTGCACTCTCTCGCGGAAAGGTGCCCGCTCATGAGGAACTTTACCGTACTCGGTGTTTTATTATGTGCGCTCCTTGTCTGCCAGGGATTCGTGCGGGGGGAAGAAGCAACGAACATCTTTGAGAGTCCCACGCCACCCCAACCCGCAGGAGAGTTGGATCGCATTGTTTTCGCCAAGCTGGAGCAGCTTGGGATCAAGCCAGTCCTGTGTTCGGACGCCGTATTCGTACGTCGCGTCTATCTGGACATGCTTGGGAAATTGCCCACTTCCGCCGAGGTCCGGGAGTTTCTCGCCGACCAGTCCCCGGACAAGCGAACGCGACTCGTGGATCGTCTCATGGAGCGCCGTGAGTTCGTGGATTACTGGGCCATGAAATGGGCTGACACCCTGCGGATTAAGGCGGAAATTCCCGTCAACTTGTGGCCCAACGGGGCGAGAGCCTTCCATCGATTTGTCTGGGCGTCGCTGGCAGCCAATAAGCCATATGACCAGTTCGTCCGGGAAATGCTGACGGCGAGTGGAAGTAACTTCCGCGTGGGCGCGGTCAACTTCTATCGCGCTGTGCAGGACAGGAGCCCCACGGGAATCGCCTCGGTGGTGGCTCTCACATTCATGGGTGTGCGAACGGATCACTGGCCCAAAGAGCGTCTGGACGGCTTGGCGGTGTTTTTCTCCCAGATCGCTTACAAACCCACGAGCGAATGGAAAGAGGAAGTGGTGTTCTGGGATCCGTGGGGGTTGCGACTGGTGCCCAGCAACTTCGTCCCGGGACGTGACACACCCGGCACAGTACGTCCCAAACCAGCGGATGAGGTCATATCGCCCGTTCCCCCTCCCATTTCGTCTGAACCCCTGGTGGGTGTCTTTCCCGATGGCACAAAAGTGACAATTCCTCCTGACAAGGATCCCCGGGAAGTTCTCGCCGATTGGCTCATCAGGCCGGAAAATCCGTGGTTTACCAAATGCATCGTCAATCGCGTCTGGGCGTGGATTATGGGGCGGGGCATCATCCACGAACCGGACGACATCCGCGACGACAACCCGCCGAGCAATCCGGAACTCCTCGCCTACCTGGAAAAGGAAATGATCCAGAGCGGTTACAATCTGCGGCATCTCTATCGGATCATTCTCACATCCCAGACGTACCAGTTCTCCTCCATTCCCCGTAATTCGTCCCCGGAAGCCATGGCCAATTTCGCGAGCTATCTCCCGCGGCGGCTGGAAGCCGAAGTGCTGATCGACGCCATCAACGACATCACCGGAACAAGCGATTTGTATACGAGTGCCATCCCCGAGCCGTTCACTTACATGCCGCGCGATGTCTCTGCAGTGTCGCTGGCAGATGGGAGCATCATCAGTCCCTTCCTCACCCTCTTCGGACGATCGGCCCGCGCCACAGGCGCATTCAATGAGCGATCCAACAAGCCCACGCCCTCCCAATGGCTGCACATGCTCAATTCCAGCGCGATTTACAGTAAACTGGTAAGCGGGCCGAAGCTCACAGCGCTTTTCCGCTCAGGTCGTCCGATACCCGAGATTGTGGAGGAACTTTATCTCACCATCCTCTCCCGCAGTCCGTCTCCTGAGGAACTGCAAGCCTGCAGGGAGTACATTGAAAAATCGCGGGCCCGTACAGAGGCGATGGTTGACGTGGCATGGGCCCTTATCAATTCACCGGAGTTTTTGTATCGGCATTGA
- a CDS encoding ATP-binding protein — protein MSWQGIEGHDAIAERFRRAFVRGRIGGTYLFVGPPGIGKRTFAHKLAQVLLCEKPSKEAFAPCNACSACVQVISGTHPDLLLISKPPDRSFIPLEMLIGDRSERGTERAGLVGHLALTPFSGRYRVAIIDDADYLNLEGANALLKTLEEPPATAVLILISNSPAKQLPTIRSRSQMIRFRPLPEEIAARLLIEQGIVDNPDWARELIRLADGSLARAAELASQELWELAAKWRKALSTRRFDVTAWSDEVRGYLESAGKEAAVRRRALQQLIGLTLEFFRQALRAVVSHSVKTAATSVGEEVIALLQSTPPLTEDVLHECLESCLAAYQDVERNINQALLIDDWLLQLWQLLNAA, from the coding sequence ATGAGTTGGCAGGGAATTGAAGGACACGACGCGATTGCGGAGCGGTTTCGGCGGGCGTTTGTCCGCGGTCGGATTGGCGGAACCTATCTCTTTGTGGGCCCGCCGGGGATCGGGAAACGGACCTTTGCCCATAAACTGGCCCAGGTGCTGCTTTGCGAAAAGCCATCCAAAGAGGCCTTTGCTCCGTGCAATGCATGCTCAGCCTGCGTGCAGGTGATTTCGGGCACGCATCCCGATCTTCTGCTCATCAGCAAGCCGCCAGATAGATCTTTCATTCCGCTGGAAATGCTCATCGGTGACCGGTCCGAGCGGGGGACAGAGCGCGCTGGCTTGGTGGGGCATCTCGCTTTGACGCCATTTTCCGGTCGTTACCGGGTTGCCATCATCGACGACGCAGACTACTTAAATCTCGAAGGGGCTAACGCCCTCCTCAAGACGCTGGAAGAACCGCCCGCAACGGCGGTGCTCATTCTTATCAGCAACTCTCCGGCAAAGCAACTCCCTACAATCCGGTCCCGCAGCCAAATGATACGCTTCCGGCCCCTTCCCGAAGAAATCGCCGCCCGATTGTTGATCGAACAGGGCATCGTGGACAATCCTGATTGGGCGCGGGAACTCATTCGACTTGCCGACGGAAGTCTTGCCCGGGCTGCTGAGCTTGCCTCGCAGGAGCTGTGGGAGCTTGCCGCAAAATGGAGAAAGGCCCTGTCCACACGGCGCTTTGATGTGACCGCCTGGAGCGATGAAGTGCGGGGTTATCTGGAGTCCGCCGGGAAAGAGGCGGCCGTGCGACGCCGGGCGCTCCAGCAGTTGATTGGGCTGACTCTGGAGTTTTTCCGTCAGGCCCTGCGCGCGGTGGTATCCCACAGTGTGAAAACCGCGGCAACCTCTGTCGGCGAAGAGGTGATCGCCCTCCTCCAAAGTACCCCACCTCTCACCGAGGACGTGCTCCATGAATGTCTCGAATCCTGTCTGGCGGCCTACCAGGACGTCGAGCGGAACATTAATCAGGCCTTGCTTATTGACGACTGGCTGCTTCAGCTTTGGCAGCTTTTGAATGCAGCCTGA